The Microcebus murinus isolate Inina chromosome 1, M.murinus_Inina_mat1.0, whole genome shotgun sequence genome includes a region encoding these proteins:
- the LOC105859376 gene encoding transmembrane protein 45A-like produces MKVIVNFKGHALPGTLFIILSLWWSTRSILKYVCKKQKQTFYLRSKALFHRVELLEGTIVVGMALTGMIAEQFIPRGPHLILYKEGKWNKLLSWHHFTMYFFFGLMGVAHILCVTIRSLPSSLPKLMLSNALFVEAFIFHNHTHGREMVEIFVHQLLVLVIFLTGLVTFMEFLLQNNVLLELLRSSLILLQGSWFFQIDSVLYSPSGAPTWNLKDHENIMFLTICFCWHYAVSFVIIGVNYAFVTWLVKSKLKSFCPSEVGLLKSVEQESEEDM; encoded by the exons ATGAAG GTCATAGTGAATTTCAAAGGTCATGCTCTTCCTGGAAccctctttattattttgagcCTTTGGTGGAGTACAAGGAGTATTCTGAAATATGTCtgtaaaaagcaaaagcagacaTTCTACCTTCGTTCCAAAGCATTATTCCATCGAGTAGAACTTTTGGAAGGAACTATAGTAGTTGGCATGGCTTTAACCG GCATGATTGCAGAGCAATTTATTCCTAGAGGGCCCCACCTGATCTTATATAAAGAGGGCAAGTGGAACAAACTCCTTAGCTGgcatcatttcactatgtatttcttctttgggcTGATGGGCGTGGCACACATCCTATGTGTCACCATCCGTTCACTTCCCTCCTCCTTACCCAAGTTAATGTTGTCAAATGCCTTATTTGTGGAAG CTTTTATCTTCCACAACCACACTCATGGCCGGGAAATGGTGGAAATCTTTGTGCACCAGCTGCTGGTTTTGGTCATCTTTTTGACAGGCCTGGTCACCTTCATGGAGTTCCTCCTGCAGAACAATGTACTTCTGGAACTTCTGCGTTCAAGCCTCATCCTGCTTCAGGGGAGCTGGTTCTTTCAG attgATTCTGTCCTGTATTCGCCCAGTGGGGCTCCTACATGGAATCTGAAGGATCATGAGAACATTATGTTTCTCACCATATGCTTTTGCTGGCATTATGCAGTAAGCTTTGTCATCATTGGAGTGAATTACGCTTTTGTCACCTG gTTGGTTAAGTCTAAACTAAAGAGTTTCTGCCCCTCAGAAGTGGGACTCCTAAAAAGTGTTGAACAAGAATCAGAAGAAGACATGTGA